A genomic window from Streptomyces sp. NBC_00234 includes:
- a CDS encoding phosphoribosyltransferase, whose product MLFTDRAEAGRLLAEALRPLAAERPVVLGLPRGGVPVAFEVAQELGAPLDVIVVRKLGVPYHPELGFGAIGEDGVRVISEEIVRHTGVTEQDLATVERAEQAELVRRARAFRADRPRVPLAGRTVILVDDGIATGATAEAACAVVRAQGAGRVVLAVPVAPPSAVERLRARADDVVCLSAPALFSAVGEWYRDFSQTPDEDVVALLARAARRDLPPRTVRTTEVEVEADGLGLAGELALPEDAEAVVVFAHGSGSSRHSPRNRAVAEYLNRAGLGTLLFDLLVPEEEADRSQVFDIETLARRLTDATRWLRDRVAVPFGYFGASTGAAAALTAAAAADADVDAVVSRGGRPDLTGRRLADVRAPTLLIVGGHDEQVLDLNRLARDELRCESRLEIVPGATHLFEEPGALDAVAELARDWFTRHLVTVPGER is encoded by the coding sequence GTGCTGTTCACCGATCGCGCCGAAGCGGGGCGGCTGCTCGCCGAAGCACTCAGACCGCTGGCCGCCGAGCGTCCCGTCGTCCTCGGCCTGCCGCGCGGCGGGGTCCCCGTGGCCTTCGAGGTGGCCCAGGAACTCGGCGCACCCCTCGACGTGATCGTCGTCCGCAAGCTCGGCGTTCCCTACCACCCCGAGCTGGGCTTCGGCGCGATCGGCGAGGACGGGGTACGGGTCATCAGCGAGGAGATCGTCCGGCATACCGGGGTCACGGAGCAGGACCTCGCCACCGTCGAGCGCGCCGAGCAGGCCGAACTCGTGCGCCGGGCACGGGCGTTCCGCGCCGACCGGCCCCGCGTTCCGCTGGCGGGCCGGACGGTGATCCTGGTCGACGACGGGATCGCGACCGGGGCCACGGCCGAGGCCGCGTGCGCGGTCGTACGGGCCCAGGGTGCGGGCCGGGTGGTGCTCGCCGTTCCCGTGGCGCCGCCGAGCGCGGTCGAGCGTCTCCGCGCCAGGGCGGACGACGTGGTCTGTCTGTCGGCGCCCGCGCTGTTCTCCGCCGTCGGCGAGTGGTACCGCGACTTCTCCCAGACCCCCGACGAGGACGTCGTCGCCCTGCTGGCCCGCGCCGCACGCCGCGACCTGCCGCCCCGGACCGTCCGCACGACCGAGGTGGAGGTGGAGGCCGACGGCCTCGGACTCGCCGGTGAACTCGCCCTCCCGGAGGACGCCGAGGCGGTCGTGGTGTTCGCCCACGGTTCCGGAAGCAGCCGCCACAGCCCCCGTAACCGCGCGGTGGCCGAGTACCTGAACCGGGCCGGCCTCGGCACCCTCCTCTTCGACCTGCTCGTGCCCGAGGAAGAAGCCGACCGCAGCCAGGTCTTCGACATCGAGACGCTGGCCCGGCGGCTGACGGACGCCACCCGCTGGCTGCGCGACCGGGTGGCCGTGCCGTTCGGCTACTTCGGGGCGAGCACCGGTGCCGCCGCCGCGCTCACGGCCGCCGCAGCGGCCGACGCGGACGTCGACGCGGTGGTCTCGCGCGGCGGGCGCCCCGACCTCACCGGGCGGCGGCTCGCGGACGTACGGGCGCCCACCCTGCTCATCGTCGGCGGCCACGACGAGCAGGTGCTCGACCTCAACCGGCTCGCGCGGGACGAGCTGCGCTGCGAGAGCCGGCTGGAGATCGTGCCGGGTGCCACGCACCTCTTCGAGGAGCCGGGCGCGCTGGACGCCGTGGCCGAGCTCGCGCGCGACTGGTTCACCCGGCACCTGGTGACGGTGCCGGGTGAACGGTGA
- a CDS encoding pectinesterase family protein, with the protein MTDTRSTSRHRRHRPALTVGVPLALTAAVALAYGGALGLSGESRANAAAAPAVPASVLDAADGFASVEALGQDGTYGGRDGTVVTVKTLADLEKYATAPEPYVIVVAATIAMDPVGKEIKVASDKTIVGAGTAGQIVGGGFFLGQGVHNVIIRNLTIRDAYQGIWNDKDHDFDAIQMDGAHHVWVDHNDLRHMADGLVDIRKDSTYVTVSWNRLSDNNKTFGIGWTENVTSDLTIHHNWFRETEQRNPSTDNVAHAHLYNNYLQDVPGTAITTSYGNYARGGTRMVLENSFFEGLANPVTRDATAVVVQRGNVFSGTSGRNESGGGEAFDPRTYYDYTLDSAADVPALLKAGTGPRTTIGTAAVAAAATTITVAKDGSGQYTSVQKAVDAVPAGNASRVLISVAPGTYRETVKVPANKPHVTIQGSGASRKDTVIVYGNAAGTPKPDGSGTYGTSGSATVAVEADDFQARNLSITNSFDEGANQGLSGHQAVALRTAADQVVLDGIIVDGDQDTLLLDTAAKDRLGRVYVTNSYVAGNVDFVFGRASAVIDRSVLTLKKRWDGTSAGYVTAPSTPADRKGFLITRSVVNGDVSAGSFFLGRNWHAGGDASLDPQTTVRDTTLSAAIRTAPWADMGGFPWKDDRFAEYRNTGPGAGTASADRPQLTDSQAAGQETADWLGGWTPAAS; encoded by the coding sequence GTGACTGACACACGCAGCACATCCCGTCACCGCAGGCACAGGCCCGCCCTGACCGTCGGTGTTCCACTGGCGCTGACCGCGGCCGTCGCCCTGGCCTACGGCGGCGCCCTCGGCCTGTCCGGCGAGAGCCGGGCGAACGCGGCGGCGGCACCTGCCGTACCGGCCTCGGTCCTCGACGCCGCCGACGGCTTCGCCTCGGTCGAGGCGCTCGGCCAGGACGGTACGTACGGCGGGCGCGACGGCACGGTCGTCACCGTGAAGACGCTCGCCGACCTGGAGAAGTACGCGACCGCTCCGGAGCCGTACGTGATCGTCGTGGCCGCGACGATCGCCATGGACCCGGTCGGCAAGGAGATCAAGGTCGCGTCGGACAAGACGATCGTGGGCGCGGGAACCGCGGGCCAGATCGTCGGCGGTGGCTTCTTCCTCGGCCAGGGCGTGCACAACGTCATCATCCGGAACCTGACGATCCGGGACGCCTACCAGGGCATCTGGAACGACAAGGACCACGACTTCGACGCGATCCAGATGGACGGCGCGCACCATGTGTGGGTCGATCACAACGACCTCCGGCACATGGCCGACGGTCTCGTCGACATACGCAAGGACAGCACGTACGTCACGGTGTCCTGGAACCGGCTGAGCGACAACAACAAGACGTTCGGCATCGGCTGGACCGAGAACGTCACCAGTGACCTCACGATCCACCACAACTGGTTCCGCGAGACCGAGCAGCGCAATCCGTCCACGGACAACGTCGCGCACGCCCACCTCTACAACAACTACCTCCAGGACGTGCCCGGGACCGCCATCACGACGTCCTACGGCAACTACGCGCGCGGCGGGACGCGCATGGTCCTGGAGAACTCCTTCTTCGAGGGCCTCGCGAACCCCGTCACCCGGGACGCCACGGCCGTCGTCGTCCAGCGCGGGAACGTCTTCTCGGGCACCAGCGGGCGCAACGAGAGCGGCGGCGGCGAGGCGTTCGACCCGAGGACGTACTACGACTACACCCTCGACAGCGCCGCCGACGTCCCCGCCCTGCTCAAGGCGGGCACCGGGCCGCGCACGACGATCGGCACGGCGGCGGTGGCCGCCGCGGCCACGACGATCACCGTGGCCAAGGACGGCAGCGGTCAGTACACGAGCGTGCAGAAGGCCGTCGACGCCGTCCCGGCGGGCAACGCCTCACGGGTGCTGATCTCGGTCGCCCCCGGCACGTACCGGGAGACCGTCAAGGTCCCCGCGAACAAGCCGCACGTCACCATCCAGGGCTCGGGCGCGAGCCGCAAGGACACCGTGATCGTCTACGGGAACGCGGCGGGGACGCCGAAGCCCGACGGGTCGGGCACGTACGGCACGAGCGGCAGCGCCACCGTCGCCGTCGAGGCCGACGACTTCCAGGCCCGCAACCTGTCCATCACCAACAGCTTCGACGAAGGCGCGAACCAGGGGCTCAGCGGGCACCAGGCCGTCGCCCTGCGCACCGCCGCCGACCAGGTGGTCCTCGACGGGATCATCGTCGACGGCGACCAGGACACCCTCCTGCTGGACACCGCCGCCAAGGACAGGCTCGGCCGGGTGTACGTCACCAACTCCTACGTCGCCGGGAACGTCGACTTCGTCTTCGGCCGGGCCAGCGCGGTCATCGACCGCTCCGTCCTGACGCTGAAGAAGCGCTGGGACGGTACGTCCGCCGGCTACGTCACCGCGCCCAGCACCCCCGCGGACCGCAAGGGCTTCCTGATCACCCGGTCCGTCGTCAACGGCGACGTGTCCGCGGGCAGCTTCTTCCTGGGCCGCAACTGGCACGCGGGCGGCGACGCGAGCCTCGACCCGCAGACCACCGTCCGCGACACCACGCTGAGCGCCGCGATCAGGACGGCCCCCTGGGCCGACATGGGCGGATTCCCGTGGAAGGACGACCGGTTCGCCGAGTACCGGAACACCGGCCCCGGCGCGGGCACCGCGAGCGCCGACCGCCCGCAGCTCACCGACAGCCAGGCCGCGGGACAGGAGACCGCGGACTGGCTCGGTGGCTGGACGCCGGCCGCCTCCTGA
- a CDS encoding APC family permease: protein MSTMDIPSDVPKPRTQTAKPAVAGMTWVTLALMTTASVASLRSAPTMAVYGLACVFLYLIPAIIFLMPTALVSAELASGWNGGVYRWVSEGLSKPLGFLAVWCQFAMTIFYYPSLLAYVASTIAYVIDPALASSGLYTAIVIMVLYWTGVWVSARGTKAVAGLSSWGLIIGTLIPGTILVVLGIVFLGQGNGSAAPMTASHLLPQWTGLASLVLIVNNFLSYSGMEMNAVHVSSLKNPAKEYPRSMFLAMGLVLLIFILPALAISWVVPANQLSLTAGVMQAFDAFFSYFNIGWLTPIVAIALVAAALGGMLTWLAGPSKGLLLISREEGYLPPFLQKLNKNGIQQNILVTQGIVTTAIALMYALIPDVSSAYWIFSVITTQVYLIVYLLMFAAAIRLRQKQPDHPRGYRAPALIPLCVLGLLASLAALVIGFVPSSQFGGNSVWAYIGLIGGGLLLLGLVIPYLFLKLRKPSWRMPAQGHADEPNPEGAA, encoded by the coding sequence ATGAGCACGATGGACATCCCGTCCGACGTTCCGAAACCGCGCACGCAGACTGCGAAACCGGCCGTTGCAGGGATGACCTGGGTCACCCTCGCGCTGATGACCACCGCTTCCGTGGCCAGCCTGCGGTCCGCCCCGACCATGGCCGTCTACGGTCTGGCCTGCGTCTTTCTCTACCTCATCCCGGCCATCATCTTCCTGATGCCGACAGCGCTCGTCTCCGCGGAGCTCGCCTCGGGATGGAACGGCGGCGTCTACCGCTGGGTCAGCGAGGGCCTGTCGAAGCCACTGGGCTTCCTGGCCGTGTGGTGCCAGTTCGCGATGACGATCTTCTACTACCCGAGCCTGCTGGCCTACGTCGCCAGCACCATCGCGTACGTCATCGATCCGGCCCTGGCCAGCAGCGGTCTCTACACCGCGATCGTGATCATGGTCCTGTACTGGACCGGGGTCTGGGTCTCCGCCCGTGGCACGAAGGCAGTCGCCGGGCTCTCGTCCTGGGGCCTGATCATCGGCACCCTGATCCCCGGCACCATCCTGGTCGTCCTGGGCATCGTCTTCCTCGGCCAGGGCAACGGTTCGGCCGCCCCGATGACCGCCAGCCACCTGCTCCCCCAGTGGACGGGGCTCGCCAGTCTGGTGCTGATCGTCAACAACTTCCTGAGCTACTCGGGCATGGAGATGAACGCCGTCCACGTCTCCTCGCTCAAGAACCCGGCCAAGGAGTACCCGCGCTCGATGTTCCTGGCCATGGGCCTGGTGCTGCTGATCTTCATCCTTCCGGCCCTGGCGATCAGCTGGGTCGTACCGGCCAATCAGCTGAGCCTGACCGCGGGCGTGATGCAGGCGTTCGACGCCTTCTTCTCGTACTTCAACATCGGCTGGCTCACCCCGATCGTGGCCATCGCCCTGGTCGCCGCCGCACTCGGCGGCATGCTGACCTGGCTCGCCGGACCCTCCAAGGGCCTCCTGCTGATCTCCCGTGAGGAGGGCTATCTGCCGCCCTTCCTCCAGAAGCTCAACAAGAACGGCATCCAGCAGAACATCCTCGTCACCCAGGGCATCGTCACCACGGCCATCGCCCTGATGTACGCGCTGATCCCCGACGTCTCCAGCGCCTACTGGATCTTCTCGGTCATCACCACGCAGGTGTATCTCATCGTCTACCTGCTGATGTTCGCCGCGGCGATCCGGCTGCGACAGAAGCAGCCCGACCACCCGCGCGGCTACCGCGCCCCCGCCCTCATCCCGCTCTGCGTCCTCGGACTGCTCGCCTCGCTGGCCGCGCTCGTCATCGGCTTCGTGCCGTCCTCGCAGTTCGGCGGAAACAGCGTCTGGGCGTACATCGGCCTGATCGGCGGCGGCCTGCTCCTCCTCGGCCTGGTCATTCCGTACCTCTTCCTCAAGCTCCGCAAGCCGAGCTGGCGCATGCCCGCCCAGGGCCACGCGGACGAGCCGAACCCGGAGGGTGCCGCATGA
- a CDS encoding DUF1876 domain-containing protein, with translation MLKTAVGWHIELEFEEDGNRTRAAALVRLPDGTEMRAHGYASRHPSDSEQPRVGEEIAGGRALNELAMKLLTKAHDEIDEASGRTSYPLT, from the coding sequence ATGCTGAAGACCGCTGTCGGATGGCACATCGAGCTCGAATTCGAGGAGGACGGCAACCGCACCCGTGCGGCTGCCCTGGTGCGTCTCCCGGACGGAACCGAGATGCGTGCGCACGGCTACGCCAGCCGACACCCGAGCGACTCGGAGCAGCCGAGGGTGGGCGAGGAGATCGCGGGCGGCAGAGCCCTCAACGAACTGGCGATGAAGCTGCTGACCAAGGCCCATGACGAGATCGACGAGGCATCGGGACGTACGTCGTACCCGCTGACGTGA
- a CDS encoding APC family permease: MSGTDTGGLRRRLGVRDAVVIGLGSMIGAGVFTAFGPAAEAAGSGLLLGLALAAVVAYCNATSTARLAARYPQSGGTYVYGRERLGDFWGYLAGWGFVVGKTASCAAMALTVGAYAWPGQAHAVAVAAVVALTTLSCAGVQKAAGVTRAVVAVVLAVLAAVVTALLTSGAAETSRLGIGGDITAGGVLQAAGLLFFAFAGYARIATLGEEVRDPRRTIPRAIPLALGITLAVYTAVAVAVLAVLGPERLAQSAAPLTDAVRAAGVPALAPVVRVGAAVAALGSLLALILGVSRTTLAMARDHHLPRTLAAVHPRSGVPRHAEIAVGTVVAVLAATVDVRDAIGFSSFGVLVYYAIANAAARTLGPDEGRPPLPVPLIGLAGCLVLAFTLPVDSVLVGGSVLLAGAAVYGLRGRTRN, encoded by the coding sequence ATGAGCGGGACGGACACGGGCGGACTGCGCCGACGGCTCGGCGTGCGCGACGCCGTGGTGATCGGGCTGGGCTCGATGATCGGAGCCGGCGTCTTCACCGCCTTCGGGCCCGCCGCCGAAGCCGCCGGATCCGGACTGCTGCTCGGCCTGGCACTGGCCGCGGTGGTGGCGTACTGCAACGCGACCTCGACCGCCCGGCTGGCCGCCCGTTATCCACAGTCCGGCGGCACCTACGTCTACGGCCGCGAACGCCTGGGCGACTTCTGGGGCTACCTGGCCGGCTGGGGATTCGTCGTCGGCAAGACCGCCTCGTGCGCCGCCATGGCCCTCACGGTCGGCGCGTACGCCTGGCCGGGGCAGGCGCACGCGGTGGCCGTGGCCGCCGTCGTGGCGCTGACCACGCTGAGCTGCGCCGGCGTGCAGAAGGCGGCCGGGGTGACCCGGGCCGTCGTCGCGGTCGTCCTGGCCGTGCTGGCCGCGGTCGTCACCGCGCTCCTGACCAGCGGCGCGGCCGAGACCTCCCGCCTCGGCATCGGCGGCGACATCACGGCGGGCGGTGTGCTCCAGGCCGCCGGGCTGCTGTTCTTCGCCTTCGCCGGGTACGCGCGCATCGCGACCCTCGGCGAGGAGGTCCGCGACCCCCGGCGCACCATTCCCCGGGCCATCCCCCTCGCCCTCGGCATCACCCTCGCCGTCTACACCGCGGTCGCCGTGGCCGTCCTGGCCGTCCTCGGCCCGGAGCGGCTCGCCCAGTCGGCCGCCCCGCTCACCGACGCCGTGCGGGCCGCGGGTGTCCCGGCACTGGCGCCCGTGGTGCGCGTCGGCGCGGCCGTCGCCGCCCTCGGCTCCCTGCTCGCACTGATCCTCGGCGTCTCCCGCACCACGCTCGCCATGGCCCGCGACCACCATCTGCCCCGAACGCTGGCAGCCGTCCACCCCCGGTCCGGCGTCCCCCGCCACGCCGAGATCGCCGTGGGCACCGTCGTCGCCGTGCTGGCCGCGACGGTCGACGTGCGGGACGCCATCGGCTTCTCCTCCTTCGGCGTGCTCGTCTACTACGCCATCGCCAACGCCGCCGCCCGCACCCTCGGTCCCGACGAGGGACGGCCGCCCCTGCCCGTGCCCCTGATCGGCCTGGCCGGCTGTCTCGTGCTCGCGTTCACCCTGCCCGTGGACTCGGTCCTCGTCGGCGGCTCGGTCCTGCTGGCCGGCGCCGCCGTGTACGGTCTGCGCGGCCGGACCAGGAACTGA
- a CDS encoding TerC family protein: protein MLDVPVWLWVTFVAVVVVSLLIDLMAHRTAHVIGFKEATLWSGIWISLALAFGGVVFLVLGTTAGTEYTTAWLLEKSLSVDNLFVFALIFSYFKVPRAYQHRVLFFGVIGALVFRGIFLSLGVAVVSRFTAVLFAFAAVLFYSTYKILSGQEETFDPGRSIAVRLLRKIVPVRDDYDGTKFLVKEAGQWVATPLLAVVAAIETADLVFAVDSVPAVLAVSDDAFIVYTSNAFAILGLRALFFLLAGMLDRFHYLSHGVAIILAFIGFKLILQASHELISDSIPEISSPVSLAVIVVILSISVALSVRRTHARQP from the coding sequence GTGCTCGACGTGCCGGTCTGGCTGTGGGTGACATTCGTCGCCGTCGTGGTCGTCTCTCTGCTGATCGACCTCATGGCGCACCGGACCGCGCATGTGATCGGATTCAAGGAAGCCACCCTGTGGAGCGGGATATGGATATCCCTCGCGCTCGCCTTCGGCGGGGTCGTCTTTCTGGTTCTCGGAACGACCGCGGGGACCGAATACACCACCGCGTGGCTGCTGGAGAAGAGCCTGTCCGTCGACAACCTCTTCGTCTTCGCCCTGATCTTCTCCTATTTCAAGGTGCCCCGCGCCTATCAGCACCGCGTCCTGTTCTTCGGAGTCATCGGCGCCCTCGTGTTCCGCGGAATCTTCCTGTCCCTGGGCGTGGCCGTGGTCAGCCGGTTCACCGCCGTGCTCTTCGCCTTCGCGGCCGTCCTCTTCTACAGCACGTACAAGATCCTGAGCGGGCAGGAGGAGACCTTCGACCCGGGCCGGAGCATCGCCGTGCGGCTGCTCCGGAAGATCGTCCCGGTGCGCGACGACTACGACGGGACGAAGTTCCTCGTCAAGGAGGCGGGCCAGTGGGTGGCGACCCCGCTGCTCGCGGTGGTCGCCGCGATCGAGACGGCCGACCTGGTGTTCGCGGTCGACAGCGTGCCGGCCGTCCTCGCGGTCAGCGACGACGCGTTCATCGTCTACACCAGCAACGCGTTCGCCATTTTGGGCCTGCGGGCCCTGTTCTTCCTGCTGGCGGGCATGCTCGACCGGTTCCATTACCTCAGTCACGGAGTGGCGATCATTCTCGCCTTCATCGGCTTCAAACTCATCCTCCAGGCGTCCCACGAGCTGATCAGCGACTCCATTCCGGAAATCTCCTCACCGGTGAGTCTGGCCGTGATCGTGGTGATCCTGAGCATTTCCGTGGCGCTGAGTGTGCGCCGTACCCATGCGCGGCAGCCGTGA
- a CDS encoding hemolysin family protein — translation MSEVLLLLLALALTLACAVFVAAEFSLTTIERGELERAAQAGERGAESALKAAKRLTFQLSGAQLGITVTSLVIGMLAEPSLAVLLRGPLEAVGLPPGAVPTVATLLGVALSTVVLMVIGELVPKNWAISSPLAVAKVVAGPQRAFTACFAPLIRHLNNTANRVVRRFGMEPAEELASARTPEELVALARHSAREGAIEQDSAELFVRTLHLADLTAENVMTPRVDVRALEAGATAADAANLTLATGLSRFPVYRDSLDEVIGTVHIRDVLALDEPLRHRTPVTDLATAPLLVPDSLPVDTLLGRLRQSRTMAVVIDEYGGTAGVATVEDIVEEVVGEVRDEHDPDERPDLAPGGLAADGRAVWEADGSIRLDQLESIGFDVPEGPYETLAGLVATRLERIPVPTDTVSVEGWHLAVLHVEHHRADRVRVTAPAPVAAQLVEEGSR, via the coding sequence GTGAGCGAAGTACTCCTGCTCCTCCTCGCGCTCGCGCTCACGCTGGCATGCGCGGTCTTCGTCGCAGCCGAGTTCTCCCTGACCACGATCGAACGCGGTGAGCTGGAGCGCGCCGCACAGGCCGGCGAGCGGGGCGCCGAGAGTGCCCTGAAGGCCGCCAAACGGCTCACGTTCCAGCTCTCCGGTGCCCAGCTCGGCATCACCGTCACCTCGCTGGTCATCGGCATGCTCGCCGAACCCTCCCTGGCCGTGCTCCTGCGCGGCCCGCTGGAAGCGGTCGGCCTGCCTCCGGGCGCCGTCCCGACCGTCGCCACGCTGCTCGGCGTCGCGCTCTCCACCGTGGTGCTGATGGTGATCGGCGAGCTCGTACCGAAGAACTGGGCGATCTCCAGCCCGCTGGCCGTCGCCAAGGTCGTGGCCGGCCCGCAGCGTGCGTTCACCGCCTGCTTCGCCCCGCTGATCCGGCACCTCAACAACACCGCGAACCGTGTCGTACGCCGCTTCGGCATGGAACCCGCCGAGGAGCTGGCCTCCGCCCGCACCCCGGAGGAGCTCGTCGCCCTCGCCCGGCACTCCGCCCGTGAGGGCGCGATCGAGCAGGACTCCGCCGAGCTGTTCGTCCGCACCCTCCACCTCGCCGACCTGACCGCCGAGAACGTGATGACCCCGCGCGTGGACGTCCGCGCCCTCGAAGCCGGCGCCACGGCGGCCGACGCGGCCAATCTGACGCTGGCCACCGGACTGTCCCGCTTCCCCGTCTACCGCGACAGCCTCGACGAGGTCATCGGCACCGTCCACATCCGCGACGTGCTCGCCCTGGACGAGCCGCTGCGCCACCGGACCCCGGTCACCGACCTGGCCACGGCGCCGCTCCTCGTACCCGACTCGCTGCCCGTCGACACCCTGCTGGGACGGCTCCGCCAGAGCCGCACGATGGCCGTCGTCATCGACGAGTACGGCGGCACGGCGGGCGTCGCCACCGTCGAGGACATCGTCGAGGAGGTCGTGGGCGAGGTCCGCGACGAGCACGACCCCGACGAGCGCCCCGACCTGGCGCCGGGCGGACTCGCCGCGGACGGGCGCGCGGTCTGGGAGGCGGACGGGAGCATCCGTCTGGACCAGCTCGAATCCATCGGCTTCGACGTGCCGGAAGGTCCGTACGAAACCCTCGCCGGCCTGGTCGCGACCCGCCTGGAACGCATCCCCGTACCCACCGACACGGTCTCCGTCGAGGGCTGGCACCTGGCCGTCCTCCACGTCGAACACCACCGCGCCGACCGGGTGCGCGTCACCGCGCCCGCGCCCGTCGCCGCGCAGCTCGTCGAGGAGGGCTCCCGATGA
- a CDS encoding hemolysin family protein, whose amino-acid sequence MTMLQLAIGVFTLFTNAFFVGAEFALISVRRSQIEPRAVKGDARARSTLWGLEHLSAAMATAQLGITISSLVLGAVAEPAIAHLLEPPFETIGVPEALVHPIAFVIALALATYLHMLVGEMIPKNIALAAPAQTALALAPPLVALTRALRPVVFGINAFANVLLRLLRVEPKDEVASVYTDDELVRLVKDSSEAGLLAPADGERLRDALELGTRPVGEVMVPLNRTVTVDHDITPQQLERAAATSGFSRLPVTGPGDEVLGYLHIKDALGVVQRTRPLPRSAFHPVIRVEIDSPLDDTMTAMRAAGTHLAAVTGDKGTVIGFVTMEDVLEELVGPAATGRA is encoded by the coding sequence ATGACCATGCTCCAGCTCGCCATCGGCGTCTTCACCCTCTTCACCAACGCGTTCTTCGTCGGGGCGGAGTTCGCCCTGATCTCCGTACGCCGCAGCCAGATCGAGCCCCGGGCCGTCAAGGGCGACGCCCGCGCCAGGAGCACGCTGTGGGGTCTTGAGCACCTGTCGGCCGCGATGGCCACCGCCCAGCTCGGCATCACCATCTCCTCCCTGGTCCTGGGGGCCGTGGCCGAGCCGGCCATCGCCCACCTCCTGGAACCGCCCTTCGAGACGATCGGTGTGCCCGAGGCCCTGGTGCACCCCATCGCGTTCGTGATCGCGCTGGCCCTCGCCACGTACCTGCACATGCTGGTCGGCGAGATGATCCCGAAGAACATCGCGCTGGCCGCTCCCGCGCAGACCGCCCTCGCGCTGGCCCCGCCGCTGGTGGCCCTGACCCGGGCCCTGCGCCCGGTCGTCTTCGGCATCAACGCCTTCGCCAACGTCCTGCTGCGGCTGCTCAGGGTCGAGCCGAAGGACGAGGTCGCCTCCGTCTACACCGACGACGAACTCGTCCGGCTCGTGAAGGACTCCAGTGAGGCCGGGCTGCTCGCACCGGCCGACGGCGAACGGCTGCGCGACGCCCTGGAGCTGGGCACCCGCCCGGTCGGCGAGGTCATGGTCCCGCTCAACCGGACCGTCACCGTCGACCACGACATCACCCCGCAGCAGCTGGAGCGAGCGGCGGCCACCTCGGGCTTCTCCCGGCTGCCGGTCACCGGACCGGGGGACGAGGTGCTGGGTTACCTGCACATCAAGGACGCCCTCGGCGTCGTCCAGCGCACCCGGCCGCTCCCGAGGAGCGCCTTCCACCCCGTCATCCGCGTCGAGATCGACTCCCCGCTCGACGACACGATGACCGCGATGCGGGCCGCGGGCACGCACCTGGCGGCCGTGACCGGGGACAAGGGCACCGTCATCGGATTCGTCACGATGGAGGACGTACTGGAAGAACTGGTCGGCCCCGCCGCGACCGGCCGCGCCTGA